The genomic region GTGAGATGACGGATGACTTTACATGTTGTGATTTAGGTTATCCACTGCTTGATGTTGACCTTTATACTGCCTTTGGGTCTCCACAGGTGTTCCTCAAGAGCCAGAGGGCCAGATCTGCCAATGTGGCAAAGAGTGCTCCTCTTTCTCCGAGCTCAAGTCTCACCTTGGCAGCCATAACAGCAACCACAGCCATAACCAACCTCCACACAGCCACAGCCCAGCGCAGCAGGACCACtctcaacagcagcagcaacagcagcagcagcagcaacagcagcaacagcaagagcagcagcagcagcaacaccagGAAGAGAAGCTGACCAATGGGACCTCaagctcttcctcctccccatgGCCCTGTCACGCCCACGCTGGGGGACAattacacagcagcagcagcagcagcagcaaaggcGGCGGTGATAGAAACTCTAACAATGTAACAGCCAGAGGAAAAGGTCAGGGTCATGTTCGGGAGAAGAAATTCAAGTGCAGCATGTGTTCCCGGGCTTTCATCACATCCACCAGGCTCAACGTGCACTTCATGGGGCACGTGGGCATGAAACCACACAAGTGTGATTACTGCAGTAAGGCCTTCAGCGATCCCAGCAACCTCAGGCAGCACCTCAAGATTCACACAGgtaaaggggccttattatgctttggggggttttccctttcctctagtgtgaTTATataggtttaagtgcatgtaaatggtgcgcaaaggctaacatcctaAAGTTCCTACACACTCATTCCCctccagcacaggcagtatgggaaaaataaagatctttttgaacagtaaacgtgtaaacatgtcacagtagaggtacCAAATAccaaaatgaacctgaaaatgaaatgaatacggctttttttttcttttcggCACAACAGGTCAGAAGAACTACAGATGCACTGTTTGCGAGAAGCTGTTCACCCAGAAATCCCATGTGGCGTCGCACATGCTCATCCACACCGTTGCAGAGAAATTCAAGTGTGACCTCTGTGAACGAGCATTCATCAGGAAACATGACCTGAAACAGCACAtgttctctcacacacagtacGTTACTTATTTATTGCACTTTATATAAAACTGTAGAACTAAGCtgatgttttagtttgtttgccttttctttcAGTCTGCTGGTCTCTTTTGCAGGAGAGATTTTTTGCAACCAAGGATATAAACGTTatataatgtgtgtattgtCCGTTTTTCCCCGCAGCGAGCGCCGGATACAGTGCCCAAAGTGCAACAAACATTTCCTCAAAAACAACCACCTGAAGAAGCACATGAACTCTCACGAGGGCCGGCGAGACTTTGTCTGTGAGAAATGCCACAAAGCTTTCCTCACCAAGTACCACCTTACCCGTCACCTCAAAATATGCAAAGGGCCCAAGACTGAGAGAGCGTCGCGTAAGGAGCAGGAaatagaagaggaagaagaagaagatgaggaggaggaggaagaagatgaggacGATGGcagtagaggaagaggagcagattCAGCCAGCAATGAAGACTGCGGTTTAGACGTTGGGGGATACAACTCGGAGAAGTCCCTGTCACCCCCCCATTGACAACACTGTGCCTTTTtgagattttatttatatactttaCTACAAAACTGATGTTTACCTCCAGTTTTTTGCCAAATGTCTGTTTCATTGTCACATATTCACTGCATTGCAATTACCACATTGTATATAATTACACGTCAAGTCTCACAATATTATCAGTGCtgctaaaataatatttgtccTATTAAAAGAGAACTGATAAACATCTGACTGTATTTCTACAAAgctctcctttctcttcatTACCTCAGACCTGTGTAATATTGGTTACTTATTTCTTTTAACCCTCAATAACATGGGATGAATGGCTGGTGTTCATTTGTAGTTGCGTAATAATGTCAATTCAAACTTCTGATGCCATATTCTTGCATTTTAGAGCTGATATGTTATTGCTAACTGGACTGTGCATTactctatatatttaaaaacaggattttgtatttctttttatttaagtaaaaatgtctGTGTGAATGAAAGTAAGACAGGAAAACGGGAATCTGGGCATTAAATTGatattcctttttgtttgtgtttaaatcatGAAATGTTATAGCTCCATCCTATCTGTTGCATTATGTTTGAATAAATGGACATTAACTGCTGCTTTATGTTGTTGACTGATTGAATTGAAAGCATACATAACTACTTCACTGAATACATATGTTGCTGCTGTACACCCATCGCATCTTCATTTTGTGCAATACTATACAGATCAAATTGAGCTATAACGCCCTCCTTTGGCAGTATACGATTATATCACTTCTGGCTAAAAATCCGACGATAATAACCATATaaattaatacatattattgCTTTGCTAAGGGTGCTACTTATCTAAATATCAAACATAATTTAGCATATATCTTCAAACACtatcataaaaaatatgtatgtatttcttcAATTCTATCTGTAACTGTCAGGGAATTAAAACAgccctttttccttttgtttttgactaCTTGTCAATATTATGCTGCATTTCCTGGAGACGTATGTTatagcaaaaacatttaaacttaaagttatttaaaaacaaatgaagtgcTAGTACCGGAAGTACATAGTGTAGCTTCcggttaaaatacaaaacatgcagCGCTGCAGCTATCATTCACTTTAACGTGGtatgaattatttatattacatgcatgttctgttttttatgtTGGTTGTATTATAGTATCGGTAAAGCAAGTATGTATTTTTAGTGTTTGAAATGTACACTAAAATCTATATTTCCACGCGTTTTCGGTACTGTTTATATGTAAGCTAGCTAACTTATGCTAACCGTTTAGCTAGCATGTCTGCTAACTGTTCTGCACTTCCAGCATGTGTATCATGTAGCCACAGTCTTGCGGCACTATGTTTTATACGCTAAATGAGAGGGATTTGTTTGTAACACAAGCTACATGTTATTAGTTATTGTTATAGTAGTTATGGTTTAAGATCACTCCTGGAATGTAGCTTGGACAAAACAATACTGTCACTGGTACTGGATCTTTATTTTGTGAATGTGcagttgttatttttatcctAAATATTTGTATGCGTGGTTCTCAATTAATATTAAGCTATCTTTGTCTCATTACTTGCTGTAACAATGAACATTTCCCTTCTGTGTTGCAAATACAGATATTCTGATTTCTGTCTGCATGCTCATTTTGTCTGACTGTCTTTCTGTGCTTCATGCCTCAGCCTGAACAGATCAGATCATGTTGAGTCCAGTGAAGGACGGGATGCCCAGCATGATTGACAGGGcgctgaggatgaggagggaggagcaggCTCGACAGGTGGTCCTGGCCTGGGCTGTGCTGAATGTGTCTCTAGCTGGCATGATTTACACTGAAATGTAAGTTGGTCAGCAATGTTCTCTCCTGCAAACCCTAGCAATCGTTTTAATGACCACCTAATGATATGTTTACctcttgtactttattttaggTCAGGGAAGTTGCTGAGCCGATACTACAACATCACCTACTGGCCTATCTGGTACATCGGTGAGGTCCCACTGCTCACTCATTTATTAATGGATGTGGATCTAAATTATATTGAAAATcaaaaatctgaaattgaaTTTGACAATAACAGACATACGTGTGTCCTTGTATTCTTTCCTTGTTTGCAGAACTGGCGCTCGCCTCTCTTTTTAGCCTCAATGGTCTGTTTGACTTctggaaatatttcaaatacaCCATGGCTCCCTCCTCCATTGCTGTATCCCCAGAGCAGCATAAACTCCTGGGTCTAAGAAACACAAGTAAGGCTCTGTTTCTTTACctagaaatgttgttttagatGTTAGTAAAGAAATGTAGTTCTAAGTATGCTGGTTGTTGTCTCTCCCCTCCTAGGTATTCTGGCCTCTCCGCCTCAGAAGCCTGAAAAAAAGGAGACTCCAGTCCCCGCTCAGTCGTCTCCTCTGCAGGGTCAAAGCGTGCTGAGTTTCAGCCCCTCAAGGCCGGCCAGTACCAGCCCAAAGTTTTCCCCGAGCTGTGTACCTGGGTACAGCCCTCCACTCAGCAGCCCATCCACCCCCAACAGTGCAGGGGGGCCCTTTTCCCCTTCAGTGGCCTTTGGAAAGGTGCGTTCATCACATCACTGTTATCCCTTGTAGTCTGAGGGGTTGTGGTTGGTCAATTTATTGTATGACTTTTCCTCTTTACATTGAACACATTATGTCCTCCTCAGGTGTTGAACTACAGTCCCACCCCGGGCTCCTCTCCCTACGCCAGCAGCATCGGACCAGCAGAAGGCTCCAGTTTGAGAGCCCGATACCGCACATCCCCCTCTGTATTTAACTCCCCTGGAAGCAAGGAGGACTACATGGAGGATTTGAAAAGCCTGGAGAGGTTCATCcgcacagaggaggagaggagtcaCCGCAGCCAGCTAGGTACAGTCTTTAGATTATTCAGTCATCTCAATCTGAGTTAACGTGGAGGGACATGCCCATGTTTGTGATCACCAAATGAAACCTGTTGGACATCATGATGTATTGATGTTCTCTATAGGGAGTCCAGAGTCTGTGTCTCCGAGCCACAGCCCAACATTTTGGAACTACAACCGCTCTGTGGGAGACTACGCCCAGAGCCTGAGGAAGTTCCTGTACCAGCCGGCCTGCCGCTCTCTGGCTCCGTCAGCCAGCAAGGACGAGACGGACCTGGGCTCCAAACAGGCTGCAGAGGAGGTCCGTGAATGAGCCGTATTGGTGTACTgttataaagaaaatgattacGGATTTTCAAAACTGGATAAGTTAGTCTGTCGGTGTCATAGTTGAATGCATgatttacattatatattttcctCTTCCGGTTCTGCAGGTGTGGGCCAGAATCACAACCAGTCGCCCTGTAGTGGACCGCATTGATAGCTGGACCGCCAAACTTCGAAATGTGAGAGTTCAAACATatacacaaaaccacaaaagaATTCCACTATTATAATAATGTACTTGCTATTTTTGTACCTAACATTGCAGCTTCACTGTATTGTgcatcatttgttttgattaaacaaatctttacaaaaatagaaaataaccGTAATATGTGTCTCTTCAGTGGATCAGTGACACCATCTTGGTCCCTCTGGTGAAGGAAATCGACTCCGTCAACAGTCAGCTCAGGAGGATGGGCTGCCCTGAGCTGCAGATAGGAGGTAAACCATCAGCATTTCGGCTGTGTGTGTCCACGGCCCACTGTAGATCCGTAAAAAAGGCTGTCATGAATGTAGATCTTATAGTATAATATTTCATTAAGTCaatattcaaaggctttattttcccATGCACAATACATACTTATGCTTCCTCCACCAGAGGCCAGCATAAGCAGTTTAAAGCAGGCAGCCGTGATGAAGGCTTCCTCCATCCCCACCATGAACTCTATTGTTCAGTATCTGGACATCACCCCCAACCAGGAATACCTCGTGGAACGTGTGAAGGGTACGTTCAACAACacagtacatgtgtgtgtgtctgacatttgatgtgatggtttgtgTGCGAGTACGTGTGTTTAAGTGAGGAGAAGGGAACAACTATATATTTCATGGTGGAATGGGTGAACGTGGAACATATTTGTTATTCCttatctgtgtgttgtttttaattctgTCCTGTCAGAGCTCGCCCACAGCGGCTGCATGAGCTCCTTTCGCTGGAATGGTGGCGGAGATCTgaagaacaggaagtgggacACGGACCTCCCCACGGACTGCGCtgtgagtaaacacacacactcagctaaTGTGACGCAACAACCAGATATTTTCGGGATTTATCTGGTCCATTAAGTATCGGCAAAGTGGGAAATGTGGACAAATGGAGTGCATCCAGTGACTTGGAGTAATCACAGTCTCAGCAAAAATTGCCTCTTTTACGGTTACAGTATAAACTGCAATGTTCTCAGATATTTACTtgattttcccccaaaaaaggCAATCGGTGCATCTCAAATTTGTATCaatgggttttttatttttaaaacaaataccagCAAGAGAGCCGCCTCCTCCGGCTGGGAATAGATAGTCTTGCAACATAAAGTCACACAGTTTACAGAATGCTTAATGATATGTACTTACCAGCTGACATGGCCTTCCTTTAGTCTTATGTCTGCAGGATCTGTGCTGCAAACTGGATACAGTGACCGTGTGGGGGGCTTTTCCTCGTCAGTGTGGGGTTACTCACCAGATACCTCTGCTTCACACTCTGTCTCTTTAGATCCTCATGCATATGTGTTGCACATACTTGGACTCCAGGCTGCCCCCACACCCAAAGTACCTAGACGGGAAGACCTTTACCTCGCAGCACTTCAGCCACACCCCCGACAAACCTGGTgagcacgcacgcacgcacacacacacacacacacacacacacacacacacacacacacacacacacacacacacacacacacacacacacacacacacacgaaagaGGAATATTAAAAGGCTTGTGATTTCTTTGCTTCACATCGTCGTGCTGCTTCATGTCTCTTTCTGTGCTATTTCTCTCAGATGTTACCAAGGAGAGCCTTTTCTGCATCCACCAAAGCAGCACCACCCCCCCTCACTACCAGCTCATCTACCAGGGACACATCTACAGTCTACCCAAGGTGACAGCAAAGACAAACCGTGTActcactttctttttattcagatttttatCAAAAACTGTTTGTGCTCTTATTTTCCCCTTAACAACTTCAAATCCAATCCCAAGAGGTTTCAGTTCttcttatttctttttatacatCTCCTTCAAGGTGGAAGATCGAACCATCTTTACTCACTCCCTTAGGGATTGAACTGTCTTAATAGATcataaaaagcaaaataataaatgcaaagtACATTAAAATAACGGGGTGACAGAAAGTAGCAAACATTTCCAGGAGTAAGAGGTTATATTCAGTACATCTGAACAAGGCATGCGATGATAGGAACATGATTATCGAGGGCCATGTAAAGTGTGATTTACAATGTTATCCTGATTATCATCAAAATGGGTTCACAACTTTTAAAATGGCACTACTTAAGCCTTTACTTTTCTATTGCATCACAGATAAAATAATTTTAGTCAGCATCCTTATTAGTAAAACATAAGGATGAGGTTATCATAAGCTTGTGAA from Eleginops maclovinus isolate JMC-PN-2008 ecotype Puerto Natales chromosome 17, JC_Emac_rtc_rv5, whole genome shotgun sequence harbors:
- the tmem209 gene encoding transmembrane protein 209; the encoded protein is MLSPVKDGMPSMIDRALRMRREEQARQVVLAWAVLNVSLAGMIYTEMSGKLLSRYYNITYWPIWYIELALASLFSLNGLFDFWKYFKYTMAPSSIAVSPEQHKLLGLRNTSILASPPQKPEKKETPVPAQSSPLQGQSVLSFSPSRPASTSPKFSPSCVPGYSPPLSSPSTPNSAGGPFSPSVAFGKVLNYSPTPGSSPYASSIGPAEGSSLRARYRTSPSVFNSPGSKEDYMEDLKSLERFIRTEEERSHRSQLGSPESVSPSHSPTFWNYNRSVGDYAQSLRKFLYQPACRSLAPSASKDETDLGSKQAAEEVWARITTSRPVVDRIDSWTAKLRNWISDTILVPLVKEIDSVNSQLRRMGCPELQIGEASISSLKQAAVMKASSIPTMNSIVQYLDITPNQEYLVERVKELAHSGCMSSFRWNGGGDLKNRKWDTDLPTDCAILMHMCCTYLDSRLPPHPKYLDGKTFTSQHFSHTPDKPDVTKESLFCIHQSSTTPPHYQLIYQGHIYSLPKGRNNLFHTILMFLYVIKTKESGMLGRVNLGLSGVNILWIFEN